A region of the Streptomyces sp. NBC_00442 genome:
TCCGCGACGACATCTCCGCCAACCTCGAAGCCGTGGAGGACCTGGAGGACGCCGTCGGGCCGCTCGACCTGATCCTCGTCGAATCGGGCGGCGACAACCTCACGGCCACTTTCTCCAAGGGCCTGGTCGACGCCCAGATCTTCGTCATCGACGTGGCCGGCGGCGACGACATTCCGCGCAAGGGCGGCCCCGGCGTGACCACCGCCGACCTGCTCGTGGTCAACAAGACCGACCTCGCCCCCCACGTCGGCTCCGACCTCGCCCGCATGGCCCGCGACGCCAAGGAACAGCGGGCCGAACTCCCCGTCGTCTTCCAGTCGTTGAGGTCCGAGACCGGCGTGGCCGACGTCGCGGAATGGGTCGGGGAGAAGCTCGCGGCATGGAAGGCGTGACCCTCGGCGCGGCCGGGCTGCGCGCCACCGCCCGCATCGTCGCCAGCCCCGAAGGGCTGCCCGTCCTCGAAGGAGAGGGGCCGCTCGCCCTGCGCCGCACCCGCGCTCGGGGCCCGTACCACCGGGTCACCGTCGTCGGTGCCATGAGCGCCCCGCTCGGCGGCGACCAGATCGCGGTGGAGGCCGAGGTGCGGAGCGGGGCGCGGCTCGACGTCGACTCGGCGGCCGCCACCATCGCCCTGCCCGGCCGCGGCGGCGAGCGCGCCCACTATGACGTACGGCTCACCGTGGCCGACGGCGGTGAACTGCGCTGGCTCCCCGAACAGCTCATCAGCGCACGGGGCAGCGACCTGCGGATGCGGACCCGGATCGACCTCGCGCCCGGTGCCCGCCTGGTGTTCCGCGAGGAGCAGGTCCTCGGCCGCCACGGCGAACCCGCCGGCACGCTCATCACGCGTCTCACCGTCCACCGCGCCGGCCGGCCCCTGCTCGATCAGGAGTTGGCCTTCGGTCCGGCGGCGCCGGGCGGCTGGGACGGCGGAGCCGTCCTCGGCGGGCACCGGGCCGCCGGTCAACTCCTCGTCGTGGGGACGGAGTTCATGGAGCTGCCGGTCGCGGCCGAGCTGCTCGGCGCGGACGCGGTGCTCACCCCGCTCGCCGGCCCCGGGTTCCTGGTCACGGCCCTGGCCCCGGACGCCCGGCTGGTGCGCCGGGTACTCGACGACGTCCTGCGCGCGCGCCTGCTCCCTCGCGGCTGACCGCTCAGCGGAACCTCCAATCCGGCTATCGGTTCGGTAAAGAAACACCTGGCCGGGTTGTGCACAGGGTGCTCACAGACGAAAGGATCCCCCGACAGGCCCGAACGCAGCGCTGAGCTGAACAGCGCACTTCAGCAGGGGGAGGTACCACTTGAGACGCACCGCAGTGCTCGGCTCGGCCGGCACACTGATCGCGGGCACGCTGATGGTGGGCGCGATAGCGGCCCCGGTCGCCAACGCCGACAACCGCGACCACGGTTGGTCCGAGGCGCGTGGCGTACAGGTCGCGGCCGACCGTGCGGCCAAGCAGGGCATCAGCTGGACCGACTGCCCCGCCGACTGGGCGATCGCGAAGCCCGTCCAGTGCGGCTACGTGAGCGTCCCGCTCGACTACGCGCGGCCGGGCGGCAAGCAGATCAAGCTCGCCGTCGACCGCATCGGCAACACCGGCACCAAGGCCGAGCGCCAGGGTGCCCTCGTCTACAACCCGGGCGGCCCCGGCGGCTCGGGCATGCAGTTCCCGACCCGCGTGACCAAGAAGAACCCGCTCTGGACGAACACCTCGAAGGCGTACGACTTCGTGGGCTTCGACCCGCGCGGCGTGGGCCACTCCACGCCGATCTCGTGCGTGGACCCGCAGGAGTACGCCAAGGGCCCCAAGGCCGACCCGGTCCCCGACAGCGAGGCCGACAAGCGCGCCCAGCGCAAGCTCGCCGCCGAGTACGCGGACGGCTGTGCCGAGCGCAGCGGCTGGATGCTGCCGTACATGACCACCCCGAACACCGCTCGTGACCTGGACGTCATCCGCGCCGCGCTCGGTGAGAAGAAGCTCAACTACCTGGGCGTCTCCTACGGCACCTACCTGGGCGCGGTCTACGGCACGCTGTTCCCGTCGCACGTCCGCCGCATGATCGTGGACAGCGTGGTCAACCCGGACCAGGACAACATCTGGTACCAGGCCAATCTGGAACAGGACGTCGCCTTCCAGGCCCGCTGGAACGAGTGGGAGGACTGGGTCGCCAAGTACGACGCGAAGTTCCACCTCGGCACCACCCGGGCCCAGGTCGAGGCGCAGTGGCTGAAGCTGCGCGCCGACGCCAAGAAGAGCCCCCTCGACGGCAAGGTCGGCCCGGCCGAACTGCTCGGGTTCTTCCAGAAGGCCCCGTACTACGACTCGTACTGGGTGCCGGTCGCCAAGGCGCTCAGCGCCTACGCGGCGGGTGACAGCAAGCCGGTCGTGGCGGCCGCGGCGTCCGACATGACGGACATCGCGGGCAACATCGCATCCGAGAACGGTAACGCCGTCTACACGGCCATCGAGTGCGCGGACGCCAAGTGGCCCACCAGCTGGCACAAGTGGGACCGCGACAACACCCGTCTCAACAAGGACTACCCGTTCCTGACCTGGTCCAACGCGTGGATGAACCTGCCGTGTGCCACCTGGCCCACCAAGCAGCAGAACCACCCGGTCAAGGTCAAGACCGGCAAGGGCCTCCCGCAGGTCCTGATCGTGCAGTCCACCAATGACGCCGCCACTCCCTTCCAGGGCGCCGTCGAGCTGCACAAGGCCTTCAAGAACTCGCGCCTCGTCATCGAGAAGGGCGCCGGTTCCCACGGTGTGACCGGTCTCGTCAACCCGTGCATCAACTCGCGCGTGGACGACTACCTGCTCACCGGAAAGACCGACCACGCGGACTTCACGTGCACCCCGCACGCGACTCCCGTGCCGTAAAAGGCAGTTGAGCACAGGGCGGCCGGAACTCTCCGGCCGCCCTTCGTGCTGCAGTGGCCCGGCCTGCCGAGCCCGGCCTGCCGAGCCCGGTCAGCCGCGCGCGGCCAGCCAGGCGTCCTCGGCCGCGTAGTCGAACAGGTCGCCGTACTTGGTCATTGCGGGGAAGGCCTCCCGCCAGTCCCTTCCTTCCAGCTGCCCGGCGATCCACTCGACCGTGCGCGGCAGCGACTCCACATATCCGGTCACCGGCTTGTAGCCGAGTTCCCGCTCGGCCGCCGACATGTCGTACACGATCGGATGCGGACCGCTCCACGGCGTCAGCCCGATGCCGTCGTCGGGCATCCCCTCCACCGGCACGATCTCGCTCCGCACGCCGAGCACCTCGTCGACGGCCGCGCCGATCTCCGCGACCGTCGGCGCCTGGGGATCCGCCGCGTTGAGTACCCGCGAGCCCGGCTTCAGCGCGGCGAGCCGGATCAGCTCGGCGATGTTGGCCGCGTGCGCGGGATGGAAGCGGCTGCGCCCCTCGAACGCCAGGATCCGCACCGGCCGCCCGTCCAACGCCCGCTTCACGAAATGCAGTTCGCGGGGGCTACGGCAGTGCACGCCGTGGATCGCGCCCGCCCGCACGAGCGTCGAGGGCAGCGCCGAATCGAGCAGCTCCCGCTCAAGGAGCACCTTCCTGGTGCCGTAGGTGGCGTCACCGGGCGCGACCGTGGCGAGCGACTCGGGGATCGGCACCGGATAGCACGGCGGCCCGGCCGGCCCCGCCATCGTGTCGAAGCTGCGGCCCTGGTCGTCCTCGTACACCGCGCCGCTGGAGATCACCACCGCCGAACCGACCCGGTCGCCGAGCCCGATCAGCTGCCGCGCGTGCTCCCTGCCGTACGCCACCATGTCGACCAGTACGTCCACACCGTCCCCGACCACGGCGGCCAGCGCCGCGTCGTCCTCCCGGTCCAGTCGCACGGGGCGGACCGCATCGGGCCACGCGGGATCCTCACCTCCGCCCCGTGACGCGGCGCGTACCTCCCAGCCGTCCTCGGCAAGGGCGCGCACCGCGACCCGGCCGATCTGTCCCGTGGCTCCTATGACGCATGCCGTTCCCTTGCTCATGCATCGACGCTACGGCCGGGCGATCATCACGGGCCAGAGCGTTTCACCCTGCGCGGATCCGCCCAGGGCGCAGCCTTCCGGGGAACTCCGGGCGTCAGCCCATGATCCCGCGGAAGCGCCGCGAGGCCTCGGCCTTCACATCGGCCGCGTACCGGTCCACGTACTCCTGGCCCGACAACTCCATGACCTTGTACATGATTTCGTCGGTGACCGCCCGCAGGACGGCCTTCTCGCCCTCCATCCCCGCGTACCGGGAGAAGTCGAGCGGCTCGCCGAAGCGGATCGACACCCGCTTGATCTTCGGCAGGGTCTGGCCGGGCGGCTGGATCTCGAAGGTGCCCACCATGGCGCACGGAATCACCGGAACCCCGGCCCTGAGGGCCATCACCGCGACGCCGACCTTGCCCTTGTACAGCTTGCCGTCGGGCGAGCGCGTCCCTTCGGGATAGATGCCGAGCAGTTCGTCCTTGGCGAGCACCCCGAGCCCCTCGCGGATCGCCGCCTTCCCCGCCTCCTTGCCCGACCGGTCCACCGGGATCTGCCCGACCGCGCGGAAGAACGCCGCGGTGAGCCGCCCCTTGAGACCGGGCCCCGTGAAGTACTCCTGCTTGGCGAGGAAGGTGATGCGCCGCTTCAGCATCACCGGCATCAGGAAATGGTCGGAGAACGACAGGTGGTTGCCGGCGACGATGGCAGCGCCGTCCTCGGGAACATGGTCGAGCCCCTCCAGCCGCGGCCGGAACAACACCCTCAACAGGGGCCCCAGGACTGCGTACTTGAGGATGTAGTAGAGCACCCGCGAGCTCCTCACCATGCAGAAGGGTGGCCAGTGTAGGCGCAGGCCGCGGCCCCTGTAACCACCGCGGGCCGATCACGGGAGTGTCGCTCCGCGGCCGTGGCCGGCGGGCGATGGTCACGGGGCTCGGCCGGTGAACCGTGGCCGCATGTGCGTCCACCCCGATCGGGGCGTCCAGCTCGTACCCCGTGAGCGACACCTCGGCGAAAACCACGACCCCGGCGTGCGCCGTCGGACGGCCTCCGCACGGGCCGTGCGTTGGCGCTCACGTCGTACGCCGTGCACCCGGGCTGGGCCACCGCGATGGCCGGGGGATGCCTCACCGCGAAGCTCTCCTGGGGAACCGGAGCGGCCCGTGTGCCGTGGTCACGCCCTGCTCACGCCCTGCTCACGTCCTGCTCGTGTGCCGCCTATGTGCTGCGCGACACCGCGGCCGTTCCTATCGCGGTCAGCCCGAGCACCACCCAGCCGAACCACAGCCAGCCGCTGCTGCCGAGCGCCACCGTGTACGCGGTGATCACCACCAGCATCACCAGAGTGAGCACCATCATCGACTTCGTCGAACGGGGCATCGCGGTCCCCTTCCTCCCGGCAGGTGCCGTGAAGGCCATGGTCACCCCGCGAGGGGCCCCGGCGCTACT
Encoded here:
- a CDS encoding urease accessory protein UreD, with amino-acid sequence MEGVTLGAAGLRATARIVASPEGLPVLEGEGPLALRRTRARGPYHRVTVVGAMSAPLGGDQIAVEAEVRSGARLDVDSAAATIALPGRGGERAHYDVRLTVADGGELRWLPEQLISARGSDLRMRTRIDLAPGARLVFREEQVLGRHGEPAGTLITRLTVHRAGRPLLDQELAFGPAAPGGWDGGAVLGGHRAAGQLLVVGTEFMELPVAAELLGADAVLTPLAGPGFLVTALAPDARLVRRVLDDVLRARLLPRG
- a CDS encoding NAD-dependent epimerase/dehydratase family protein; protein product: MSKGTACVIGATGQIGRVAVRALAEDGWEVRAASRGGGEDPAWPDAVRPVRLDREDDAALAAVVGDGVDVLVDMVAYGREHARQLIGLGDRVGSAVVISSGAVYEDDQGRSFDTMAGPAGPPCYPVPIPESLATVAPGDATYGTRKVLLERELLDSALPSTLVRAGAIHGVHCRSPRELHFVKRALDGRPVRILAFEGRSRFHPAHAANIAELIRLAALKPGSRVLNAADPQAPTVAEIGAAVDEVLGVRSEIVPVEGMPDDGIGLTPWSGPHPIVYDMSAAERELGYKPVTGYVESLPRTVEWIAGQLEGRDWREAFPAMTKYGDLFDYAAEDAWLAARG
- a CDS encoding alpha/beta hydrolase, translating into MVGAIAAPVANADNRDHGWSEARGVQVAADRAAKQGISWTDCPADWAIAKPVQCGYVSVPLDYARPGGKQIKLAVDRIGNTGTKAERQGALVYNPGGPGGSGMQFPTRVTKKNPLWTNTSKAYDFVGFDPRGVGHSTPISCVDPQEYAKGPKADPVPDSEADKRAQRKLAAEYADGCAERSGWMLPYMTTPNTARDLDVIRAALGEKKLNYLGVSYGTYLGAVYGTLFPSHVRRMIVDSVVNPDQDNIWYQANLEQDVAFQARWNEWEDWVAKYDAKFHLGTTRAQVEAQWLKLRADAKKSPLDGKVGPAELLGFFQKAPYYDSYWVPVAKALSAYAAGDSKPVVAAAASDMTDIAGNIASENGNAVYTAIECADAKWPTSWHKWDRDNTRLNKDYPFLTWSNAWMNLPCATWPTKQQNHPVKVKTGKGLPQVLIVQSTNDAATPFQGAVELHKAFKNSRLVIEKGAGSHGVTGLVNPCINSRVDDYLLTGKTDHADFTCTPHATPVP
- the ureG gene encoding urease accessory protein UreG, yielding MHLDHSHEGPAAISADAHRPDGSRRALRVGLGGPVGSGKTATVAALCRALRDRLSIAVVTNDIYTREDAAFLLRNAVLPPERIQAVETGACPHTAIRDDISANLEAVEDLEDAVGPLDLILVESGGDNLTATFSKGLVDAQIFVIDVAGGDDIPRKGGPGVTTADLLVVNKTDLAPHVGSDLARMARDAKEQRAELPVVFQSLRSETGVADVAEWVGEKLAAWKA
- a CDS encoding lysophospholipid acyltransferase family protein, producing MLYYILKYAVLGPLLRVLFRPRLEGLDHVPEDGAAIVAGNHLSFSDHFLMPVMLKRRITFLAKQEYFTGPGLKGRLTAAFFRAVGQIPVDRSGKEAGKAAIREGLGVLAKDELLGIYPEGTRSPDGKLYKGKVGVAVMALRAGVPVIPCAMVGTFEIQPPGQTLPKIKRVSIRFGEPLDFSRYAGMEGEKAVLRAVTDEIMYKVMELSGQEYVDRYAADVKAEASRRFRGIMG